The window ATCGTTCTGGTTGGCACGAGCCGCAGCGCTGCCTCCTCAAAGCTACAAGGAAACAATAGTCTTAACACTGCTTTGCAAGTCTGGGCACCACCTAAGCGCATTTTCTCTACATAAAATAGGAAGGATGAGGCTGAATAATAGTATCAAAGACAATATGGTAAAATTTAGGTTTTATTAATTACATACagtatttaaagttttttttattgcaccCTCAAGTTAGTTAAAAACAAATAGTGCAATTAACTATACACAAATAGAAAGGTACCATGCAGCATACAAACAAGCTTaatacaaagcaaaaacagttttttttgtttgtttgtttttcttctttccttttcataCATGTGGCTTGGAGCTGCCTGCAGCTGCAGTAGAAAAAGCAAAGACCTGCTCTGAGCAGGATACAGGGCAGAGTGTGCAATGACTTGTCAAGGCCTTCCATGGTGAGAAAACAATTCAAATTAGAGGCTGGTTATATTGCATGGGGCAGTGTAGCAGACAGTACTGGACTATTATCTTTACAAAGCATCTATTGTCTTAAATTCCTACACTGTAAAATACTACACTAAAACAAGTTATAGAGCAGGAAAATGTTAATACATGTGAAATAGTTGCATATAAATTAGGGAATCTGCATTTGGTTAATTTCTTGTTGTAAAAGCTTATTAAAGTAAGCACATCTTTGGTCCGTGCTCAAACCCACGACTTGCTGAAACTTTGGCTTCACAAGAATAATCAGTGAACACAAAGAAGGAGCTACATGAAAAGTACACATAGGAAGCAGCTTTAGGGAGCGTGTATGGCTCTGATCGGTTAAAGCAAACTTCATATGAAAATATGCATGGGTCTGAAATTAAGACAAAGGACAGTTAAAACAAAACGCAAAGTTGGCATAAATAATACTACAACAGCATCTATAGCCTGATTAGATAAGTGTTTCTTTAAAGAAGGGGCGCTGCTCGAGTCAGTTCTTACATGATCCACATCGCTGACTGGGGCTGAGTTAGTCTTTTCATATCTATTTgttatgtgagtgtgtgaaaaTAAAGAAGCACCTATTTTCAGCAGAATACAGCTGCATCAGCATACTTGCCaacataagcaaaaaaaaaaatctagtatcTAACTTATTTCATGTCAAGGATTGAAGCCAAGACAAGCAGCACAACAAAGGACAAATCAGAGCATTTGGTGGAGACACTGTTAGAAACAGCTCCAAAATCCTTTGGTTTCCGTGAAAAACAGTTAACCCAGATCCCAAAACGTGTCATCGAGGAAATGGTTTTTCTTGATCAAATATCACACGTAGGTGAGAGGATTTACGGCAGTGGCAGCCAAAGTGACTTAGTTACGGAGTTCAACATCTGGTTCCAGTTTCAAGTTCACGTGGCTCACTGCATCAACGGCTCCAGGTAACGCAAGCTCAGCCGGGACCTTGTGAAAACTGAATGTCTCTGACGAACACTTCAGCATAGGGGCATGTGAGAGTGAGTGAGCTTGCATGTGTGTGGCAGAGACAGAGCAGCAAGGGGGGGGGGCGTCTGTGTCACTGAATATTCTCAGCACTATGCCAGCAGTGCGTGAGGGGATCACTGCCTTCTACAAAAGGCAGCATACAATATGGCACGCTTCAAGAGAGACAGAGGGCGAAGTAGTGTCTAAGCGATACCGTTATGAGGGGAGTACCACAGCTTATTGTTGCCATAAGTCTCAGCTACTGTCTTCTCCAAAGGTTCACGCTAACATCTCACATTGTCTTGGAGGGTGGGGTGAGGGAGGAGTGGGAGATACTGCCATTTAGGGTAACCAAGTAGATTGCGTGACAGAACGGGGTGGGGGTCTTTGACACCTCATCAGCAGCCGTATTGGTTTCTGTGGGTTTCTGGCTTCACTTGCAAAAACAGAAACCCTTGCCTTCCCATGCTCGCCCCATTCCCCCTCCTCCTCGGCTCAGCGAGGGTTTATTTTCAAAGATGGGGAGTGAAAACAGCTCTCTCTTTGTTTTGGCTGCTGTGCCATTCCCAGCGGAGAAGGCACAGTGTGTCTTGAGGACTGGGCCTGGGCCTCACGGGGGACCacatggaggaggaggtggccgAGGGGTTGTGGTGATGAGTTTGGGGGGGTAAGTGTTAGGGTGCTGGTCCCTCTCAAACGGGATGTGAGGGCAGCTCCAGGAGTGTGGGTGTTGGCGCTGATCGCAGATGACAGAAGCccacctctgtgctgtctgttatGGTGATGTCTGCATCTTCCCCTTTTCCTCGCTGCCGATGGATGGCACTGAAATAAGCATTCATCAGCTGCATGATCTCAGTCAGCTGTGatggagagggggagagagagagagagagagagagaggtcaaATTGGTGGCAGTCTCAGTGTCTGGCGCTGTCACTGAAGGGTGGATAAGGATGATGTCATTCAGCTGCTAGAAAAACTAGATCCTCCAGACGTACAGCATGATGTTTGGCACATTTAAGGGAACATACACATCTCTTAAATGTGTGTAGATATTTCTTCCCTTTGACATACACCATATTGTTCAGCAGCTGTtgcagaaaaataaagggaGGGTACTGTGGAGGAGTTAATTTGTTCATGTGCCTCTCCATTAAACAGACCTCAGGAGACATAACCACCAAACACCCAAAAGCAACAATTACCCTTATTCTAGTCCTGCTGATTCTTGGCTTAACAGTCTGTGCATAAAATAGTCTCTGGGTTTTTTAACATCACCTGCTCTTCAACTTCAACTATGACCCTGGAATCAGCAGCTAACCCCAGCCCTAATCATAATGTGCCCCGTCCCGCAAATCTGCTCTTTCCTTTATTTCCCCATGTCCACTGGCTGAAAACCTTGCACATTTTTATCAGAGGGATATGAGGACTTAAGTTCATGAAGAAGAAGTCTTTCTGAGCCGTACTTCAATTTGACTGTgtgttcaataaataaataaaagtcacttttgTGCCTCAAGAGAGATCACAGAAGGCTTTTGTGTTCTGTGTGGGAAGATGCAAGCAAAGCGGCCCAGTGAAAGGGAAGATTTGTTCTCaacggagaaaaaaaaaaaaaaaaaaaaaaaacacgtctGTTGGAAGTACATCCATGTTTCTGAGAAATGTTTTGCCTAATATTTTAATCTAACCGCTGCAATAAAACTTACCCCCATGCCATTTAATGCCAGGAAGTGAGACTTTTGGTGGTTACCATCTGTTGGGGAATATGGGCAGGTTGTGTGCTCTCTATTTAGACCAAATTAATGAGGGTTTTTAAAGTGGGTCAAAGAGGCAGAGGCAGAGTGGAGGGGGGATATCGTGAGCAGACAGTGTGCGTCTTTCTCTTACTCTGCAGAAAACTGCACGCTGATAAGGCCACTCGGCTCTGCACTGTACACAAACTGAATCCTGACTACAGTGGAGGCACATTATGTCTAAGCTCAGAGCAGAAACAGCTTCAATTAATATTTTCCTTCCAGTCAGCCCTCAGCCTCACCCTGTATGTGTCATCCTGGGAGGTGGGCCACTATACAGTACATGGGTGAAAATACTGTCAAAGATGCTAACACTGTGGACTAATAGTTGGTTTTATGGGGCAAACTCAGCACTAGAACTAATTAGTTTAGGACATTAAAACACTACTGTAGAGATTTGAGTGCTATGtgctttttaatatttgacattGAAAGTTTACTTGCTGCTACTCAGCTCATGTTTCAATAAGTCAtctaaaggtgaaaaaaaaaaccttaaatgATCTAAATGAATCACACAAATGACCaattttgaattaaaaatagCAATTTTAGCTTAAACTGAACAATTTTGCACCCTGTCTCTACCTTGGTGGTTTCAAAGAGCAGATCCCGGTCCCCAGCTGTGATCTTGAAGGTGTTGCTGTCAGATACACCGTAAGAACAGATCTGGCCGTAAGGGAAGGACTCCAGGGCTTCTGATTCTCCCTGCTTATACAAGGATACAGATGTAGCAGCGACACCCAGCCATAGCTTCTGGGAAAAACTCCCCGTTGAACTCTGCAGGCAGAAAGAAGTGAGCAATTATCAGCACCCTTCAGAGTCATTCACCTCAATCTAAGTGGCTTGAGCcttgagggagaaaaaaaaaaacttgaaaaatgacaataaaactaaaGTATAACCACACAATACTCACAATATAAAAGTCCACTTCATAAAGAGTGCATCCAAAGCCCGACCACTGGCGTGCAATTGTGAGGTAGGCGGCCATACTGTCCCTGCGGCTGTAGCCAGCCAGACCTTTCCAACGCTCCAAGATGGATGTCATGACAGCTGCTGCCTCCTCCTTCAGTCGGGACCGCAGACGCATGTCCTGCTCAACCTTTTGCTTGTGCACCGCCGTAGCTGTGTGGCTCCACAGGGTCCCTGCCAGGAGCCCCGTGTGGAAGCGCTGCGTCGTGGGACAGCCCTGAGCAGCCACCTGACACGGAGGCACATCTTGTGGTGCAGCGAGTGACACGAGAACCCGAGTTTCAAGCATATGACCTGGAAAAAGCTCATCCAAAGGTGGGCAGGGGGCATGAGTGCTGAAGTCCCCCATTAGGGTCTGAAGCCTCAGGGCAGCTAATGCCTGCAGGTCCTCTTCACAGGCTGGCAGCTGGCCACGTATGACCATCTCATGGCACTGCAGCACACAAGCCAAAAACCAGGACggagaacaaaacacaaagaaggtAAAGTTTGTCAGTAACAGCTTCAGTCCTCTCATTCATCCTTTCTACCCCACCCTGTTTTATTTCATCCCGTAACTCTTTTATAGAATtccccaggaaaaaaaattataatgaaGCCAGTGCTGGCTGCCTTTTACCCCCTCTGCACTCCAGCCAGTGCTCTTAGTCATGTTTTTTATGCAGTCCATTTTATTGCAATCACAGCTGGTGAGAAATTACAGGCTGTGATTGCAGATTGTTTGGTAAAAGCATacatgatccaaaaaaaaaaagtaatgaatcACTGCATGACAATAAATTAGATGTCATTATTAACACCATCAGTGGTCACTCATAACAAAGAAATAGTAAAAGGAGAAGGCTCATGTTCTACTCCATTACCTGCTCAAAGAGGAATAAATACTCTATGCTGTCCACTGATATGCTGTCTGCATCCAACAGGCAGTAGAGCTTGAAACGCAGCTTGCACCGGGATTTAGACTCTGACTCTTTAGTTGAGAAACTGCACAGAAGAAGGACAGAAAGAGTTAAATCCTACTAAAGATTCACATGACATACAAAGAATCTTAAGCTTTCACGTTAATATGCTACAAGCTATTGTTTCCCCAGTGTGTAATATTGTTGTTTAATAACCTGGCAGTTTCATGTTTACCCTTTGCCTTGTACAATTAAATTACATCATCTTTACCTTGACTATCTAGCACCTGGCTGGATTTACTGACAGACATAGACACACAAACCCGGCCTCCCAGCACACTGTCATGTTTGACCAAGAAGAACAGACAAGGTCACCAGCTATCAAGGACACTGGATAACATTAGCACTTGGACTAGAGGAAGATAAATACACagtgtgctgctgctcactccATAATCCTCTGTAAGGTGACAAATAGGCTTTTGACCACAATGTTTTGATAGCACGCCTGTCTACTTGGCTTTATTATGACTGACTTCTTTGTTTGTTCTGTCTCACAGGGTGAAGACTGACGATCACTTTTCAAACCTGGTCAGGATGTCTGCGACCAAAGCGCTCCCTGTGACCGGCTGCTCCCACAGTGCATTCTGCTCGTACAGTGCAAATGTATTTTTGCTCTCCTGTAGGCCGAGCTTCTCTTGCATCCTTCGAACCACCTGCGTGAGGGGGGCAAGGAGAAGCGGGTTGAAAACACAGATGGACTCACAAGTTGCTGGGCTTCAAGGGTGAAAGCAGAGGAGACAGAAATTTACTAGGCTCTTGATTGCACTGTGAAATTTTGAATTGAAACCGGTGAGTAATTGAAAGACTCTGAAGCcagctcaaataaaaaaaaaaaaaaaaaaaaaaaagctgcgcTGCCAAGTAGAATACAGAGAAATGCTTCCAAACCTCATTGGCAGtagtgtgtgagctgatgtagAGCTGGCAGGATCCAGGGCCAGGATAGTGCACGGTGCACAGCATCTCCTGTCGGTTCATCAGCATCTGGATCTCCTCCCAAGATGGCACGCACTCCCGACACTTTGTCTTCTCCAGAGCCTCACTGATGAATGACGCATAGTTATCCATTTCAGACTCAGGACTTTGGCTCTGGATTCTGCAAGGCAGGTTAAATGTGTGAGAAAGTGACACTGCTGTGAGTGTGCCTGCGTGTGTACTTGTGTAAGCAATTTGTCATGAAgatgaaaatattaaacacataaaagacTGCctgtgactcaaaatctgtTAGGTGTTACGTTGTGATTATGGACTTTGCGTCACCCCTTTGATtcaactttttattttgtttgggcTGGCAGTGCTAGAGAGTCAATGAGGCGAGGAATGACAAATGTTCTCACTTTAGCTGTTAGGAACTTAAAAGACTCAACATCCCTCAACCcttcaaagaaaaggaaaatggcaaagaaaacatgtttgACTTCGGGTAGCGCACGAAACAGGAAAAGGTGTTTCCGCTCCTGTGAACCAGAGTGACCTGCTGCTTCCTCCCAATGGAGTGTCCAGGAGTGGAAGGTGAGTGTACGTCTGTGTGCTGTTGTTTTAAAGGAGGGGACAGGaccaaaaaaagcagcagacaaCCCAATCCAACAGGAGGCTGAGgtttgtgagtgtgaaaggtgtGAAATACAACCTGATGGAGTTATTAGCTAAGCCCTGTGTAAACACAGGGGGACAAATAGGAAGGAAACAATTACACTTacccaaaaatacacaaaaaccaGGACAGAAAGAGGCAAGCAAGAGGCCATGAAATATTTTGTCAGACACAGTAAAGGCAGCTTATTCAATTTAATGTCTTGCTATCTCATGCTATATAGCCACAGGGTGGCTGAAGCATAATTAAGAATGTTCCATTGATCTCTGTGAGCCTTCCTATACtgtcctctttgtttctctgtgccatttcctgctttctttccctctccttctcccctgctttctttcttttggccTATTCTGTCTGACAGCAGACATTCCCTGGGGGTTTCTCAGGGCActggggggtggtggggggcgGAGGGGTGGAGGCTGGTTTCTGGGCCCACTGCCCAGCTTCAGTCTTAGCTCTGCCCAGCTGCAGCCTCAGCACTGATCCAAACAGTGAGAGAGTGCGTGAGAGCGACAGCAAGACGTATCAAAACACACAGCCAACGAGTTCCACAGAGTTGTTATGAATTGCCATCGCATGCAACTGTTCCATTAGCTAGAGGGTGATTCCCAGTACAGAAATATAGATAGAAAATTGTAGTGGTTTGATGGCATGACATTAGACAGAAAATCTAGAGCAGGAGATTAGTGCTGCTAATAACTTAGATTAGCATTCTTGACAGAGGGGCTAATTCAGACCTGTAAATCCAGCCCTTGAAAACTGGATCTGTCTGGGGAAGCATGCTAACAATGTGAAAGCATATCATGCTACTATATCTAAACAAGTGTTTAGGGATGCTGGCGCCTGCTTTTTGTCCGATGTCTAGACCCCGCGTTTCCCTGCTACCACGCAATAGTGGTTCACCTTGATCTCTTAGATCAAGTCATTCTCCCTTATGCCCTTCCCCAATCACCTACAACCTATTCCTGGTCTGATGTCTTATATGGGAATGTGGGAATCTTATTGCTAAAACTTCAGTTCACACTCATGTAAAACAATTTTCATAACTAGATAAACAACACGCAACTTTTCTGTTAACTGACAACTGCAGTCTGTTTCCTTTCTGTCAACATGGGTGGATACGCTGTAGTGTTTTCCACCTGGCTTCCACAAACCATGTTTCCCAGTCAGAGGAGTCATTGCCAGAAAAAGCAAGAAAGTTTTCCACTTTTAATTCCAAGTAGGAGATGACGATGCGAGCAGCTTTCTCCAGTTAGGAGCATTTGTATGCATTAAACCGAGTATGAATACATCCAGCCTGAATACTGTAGtcacaaacaaatgcaaaactttAAGTCGTCATGTGGTGATACATGTGAGAATTTCTTCACCTGatctaaataaaacaaactactTTAATCACATACTGCAAGGTAAGTACAATCACTGCACCTGACCTCCCAGCTGATCAGGAAGAAGCATTAGATTTCAATCTAGGCTCAAGCGCCCCCATTAACCCTCTGCTATCCTTTGTGTCCATCTCACCTTTTGAGGTGGAATCGCAGGTACTTGAGCACAGTTGGCCCAGGAAGAAAGGTGCAGCTCATACAGGTGAGAAGCTGCCAGTAACGGAgatgtgctgcagtgtttgggGAAGGTGTGTAGCTGGTCTGCTTCACTAGCTGGCAGTAGACTTCGTCGCGGAGGGGCCGCAGGTCCAGGCAGGTCTGCAGCACACCCTGGATGATGGGAACCGGCTCCCGTGCTgactccagctgctgcaggcagTTGAACAGTTTCACGGCCTCCTCGCGCACTGAACCGTAGCCTTTCCCACTGTGGTCTGGAGAGACAAGGCAGAACAGAGAAACACTGTCAAAGGTTTTTGCCAGGACAAACCCCCTCTCccccttttttctcctttaccCAAGATATTTGAACCTTACAGATATCTTAAAGGAAAGCTATAACATT is drawn from Archocentrus centrarchus isolate MPI-CPG fArcCen1 chromosome 8, fArcCen1, whole genome shotgun sequence and contains these coding sequences:
- the plekhh3 gene encoding pleckstrin homology domain-containing family H member 3; the encoded protein is MPLQGVCWFLCCRQGFSLLGRDYGEKEEEESFELRNKEDLTPNGRTPAEVIVSQPSCTANGTNGHTASESSEEMKSLIIEKNKMGQEEEPEQLVKGFLLREVRGNWIKQRRYWFVLTQDSLDYYTGAEKGARRLGTLVLTNLCSVIWPDKQTYKETGYWSITVYGRKHCYRLYTKHFNEAVHWACAIQKIIDSKSPVETPTQLLIRDIEENKFNPEVVEHIYQHNAILKYTHGPLYAPLLPFPYGSLEHTYHSGKGYGSVREEAVKLFNCLQQLESAREPVPIIQGVLQTCLDLRPLRDEVYCQLVKQTSYTPSPNTAAHLRYWQLLTCMSCTFLPGPTVLKYLRFHLKRIQSQSPESEMDNYASFISEALEKTKCRECVPSWEEIQMLMNRQEMLCTVHYPGPGSCQLYISSHTTANEVVRRMQEKLGLQESKNTFALYEQNALWEQPVTGSALVADILTSFSTKESESKSRCKLRFKLYCLLDADSISVDSIEYLFLFEQCHEMVIRGQLPACEEDLQALAALRLQTLMGDFSTHAPCPPLDELFPGHMLETRVLVSLAAPQDVPPCQVAAQGCPTTQRFHTGLLAGTLWSHTATAVHKQKVEQDMRLRSRLKEEAAAVMTSILERWKGLAGYSRRDSMAAYLTIARQWSGFGCTLYEVDFYISSTGSFSQKLWLGVAATSVSLYKQGESEALESFPYGQICSYGVSDSNTFKITAGDRDLLFETTKLTEIMQLMNAYFSAIHRQRGKGEDADITITDSTEVGFCHLRSAPTPTLLELPSHPV